In Spodoptera frugiperda isolate SF20-4 chromosome 28, AGI-APGP_CSIRO_Sfru_2.0, whole genome shotgun sequence, one genomic interval encodes:
- the LOC126910612 gene encoding synaptojanin-1-like, with amino-acid sequence MAMSKGFKVLEKSAPPNPYSIILQHRNKDSALLFESQAVVSLSSQETETLRKQYHKIADAYGVLGVLQLNSGENCLLYLVLVTGCCSIGKIGDVEVFKITQTQFLPLFYQTQGEDKVSEVRKLVNSGTFYFSWNSGKTPNLFDLTLCAQRKSKGASPDNRFFWNRTLFIHLIRYGIDCEEWLTRAMCGSVEIRTIYVGHRQARAVLVSRLSCERAGTRFNVRGCNDDGNVANFVETEQAIYIDDSVVSYIQTRGSVPLFWEQPGIQVGSHKVKMSRGYDASTSACDRHFSQLKRNYGSLIVVNLLGSSLIGGSEGEATLSNAFQKHLNDSAHNDVVQIIFDYHQEVRASSIETALSKFRKIIEKHYDDISIFSAKSSDIYNIQKGVIRTNCLDCLDRTNSIQTFIGLEMLAIQLMLLQCIDKKQNVNRFEEVFKQMWVNNGNEISKIYAGTGAIQGGSKLIDGARSAARTIQNNLLDNSKQEAIDILLLGSTLNSELADRSRILLPSNLLHTSTPVLREMCRRANEFTQPTPIRITIGTYNVNGGKHFRSLAYKDVSLADWLLDCPNSALVNTVNLKEHPSDIFAIGFEEIVDLNASNIMAASSDNARAWSEELEKVLCRDAPYTLLSSHQLVGVCLFIFVRKDLIPHIRDVALDSVKTGLGGTTGNKGSVGIRMVLYGTSLCFVCAHFAAGQSQVTERNADYTEITRKTAFPMGRSLYSHDYVFWCGDFNYRVDLDKDEIRMLVSQNNLQRILDHDQLLQQKDQGLVFKNCFEGEITFPPTYKYDLFSDDYDTSEKCRAPAWTDRVLWRSRKSTIDPEGTSELAAGKLLHYGRAELKQSDHRPVIAILEIEVLQVSYTKCMEVFYEVVKDLGPPDASIIVQPFEEYNSEESAFDDNVVAAVLQELSTIGEVTLVRFIDDAALSITFREGQNALAAAQKGQIYACSIPLQITLKTPNWIDIVRAEINLCSNNTVPLSGEAQPERPLRSAPPTPRRQQPSRPPAPSPTPLVPSRAPAISPARPPPPRPAPLTPDAGKVTAQPPIASPPADSVPPPTCAPPPPPESSTPPPAGPPPPVPARQGAPPPLPARPRPS; translated from the coding sequence ATGGCTATGTCAAAGGGATTTAAGGTACTAGAGAAGTCCGCTCCGCCAAACCCGTACAGTATAATCTTACAACATAGAAATAAAGACTCAGCGCTTCTCTTCGAGTCTCAAGCTGTGGTCTCGTTGTCATCTCAAGAAACAGAAACATTGCGAAAACAGTATCATAAAATCGCGGACGCCTATGGAGTGCTAGGTGTCCTGCAACTGAATTCTGGCGAGAATTGTTTGCTGTACCTAGTTCTTGTAACGGGATGTTGCTCAATCGGTAAGATTGGAGATGTTGAAGTATTTAAAATCACTCAAACGCAATTTCTGCCACTGTTTTATCAAACACAAGGTGAGGACAAAGTTTCAGAAGTCAGGAAGTTAGTTAACTCTGGCACTTTTTACTTTTCTTGGAACTCAGGTAAAACTCCTAATCTTTTTGATCTCACATTATGTGCCCAGCGAAAAAGTAAGGGGGCCAGTCCAGATAATAGGTTCTTTTGGAACAGAACCTTGTTTATACACTTAATAAGATATGGAATAGATTGTGAGGAGTGGTTGACCAGAGCAATGTGTGGTTCAGTGGAAATCAGGACCATTTATGTTGGTCACAGACAAGCAAGAGCAGTATTGGTCTCCCGTCTCAGCTGTGAGCGTGCTGGAACACGGTTCAATGTTAGAGGCTGCAATGATGATGGCAATGTTGCCAATTTTGTAGAAACTGAACAAGCTATTTACATTGATGATTCAGTAGTTTCATATATACAAACCAGAGGCTCAGTGCCTCTATTTTGGGAACAACCTGGTATCCAAGtaggatcacacaaagttaaGATGTCAAGAGGATATGATGCATCTACCAGTGCATGTGATAGACATTTTTCTCAACTGAAGCGTAACTATGGCTCTTTAATAGTTGTAAACCTATTAGGGTCTAGTTTAATTGGAGGCAGTGAAGGTGAAGCTACTCTGAGCAATGCATTTCAGAAACATTTGAATGACTCTGCTCACAATGATGTTGTTCAAATTATCTTTGACTATCACCAAGAAGTCAGAGCCTCTTCCATTGAAACAGCATTATcgaaatttagaaaaataatagaaaagcaCTATGATGACATTAGTATTTTTAGTGCTAAAAGTTCAGACATCTATAATATTCAAAAAGGAGTGATAAGAACCAATTGCTTAGATTGCTTGGACAGAACCAATTCTATACAAACATTTATAGGATTAGAAATGTTGGCAATTCAGTTGATGCTTCTGCAATGCattgacaaaaaacaaaatgtcaaccGATTCGAGGAAGTGTTTAAACAAATGTGGGTCAATAATGGCAATGAAATATCCAAAATATATGCGGGCACTGGTGCCATTCAAGGAGGCTCTAAACTAATTGATGGAGCGAGGTCTGCAGCTCGTACTATTCAAAATAACTTACTAGACAACTCCAAGCAAGAGGCTATTGATATTTTACTATTAGGATCTACTTTGAACTCTGAACTTGCTGACCGTTCAAGGATACTATTACCATCAAACTTATTGCACACATCAACACCAGTGCTCAGAGAAATGTGCCGCAGAGCAAATGAGTTCACACAGCCAACTCCTATCCGAATCACAATTGGTACATACAATGTAAATGGAGGAAAACATTTCAGAAGTCTTGCATACAAGGATGTTTCATTGGCTGATTGGTTACTTGATTGCCCTAATTCAGCTTTAGTGAACACTGTCAACTTAAAGGAACATCCATCAGATATATTTGCTATTGGCTTTGAAGAAATTGTGGACTTGAATGCTAGCAATATTATGGCAGCTAGTTCAGACAATGCTAGAGCTTGGAGTGAAGAATTGGAAAAGGTACTTTGCAGGGATGCTCCATATACTTTACTATCAAGTCATCAATTAGTAGGCGTATGTCTTTTCATATTTGTAAGGAAAGATCTGATTCCACATATCAGAGATGTTGCCCTTGATTCAGTAAAAACTGGTCTGGGTGGGACAACTGGAAACAAAGGATCAGTGGGAATTCGAATGGTCCTCTATGGGACGTCGCTATGTTTTGTTTGTGCGCATTTCGCCGCTGGCCAGTCTCAGGTTACAGAGCGTAATGCTGATTACACTGAGATAACACGAAAAACTGCCTTCCCAATGGGTCGGTCGCTATACTCCCATGATTATGTGTTCTGGTGTGGTGATTTTAATTACCGAGTTGACCTAGATAAAGATGAGATACGTATGTTAGTGTCACAGAACAATTTACAACGAATTTTAGACCACGACcaattattacaacaaaaagaCCAAGGTTTAGTGTTCAAAAATTGCTTTGAAGGAGAAATAACTTTCCCACCAACATATAAATATGACTTATTTAGCGATGACTACGATACGAGCGAAAAGTGTAGAGCACCCGCTTGGACCGATCGAGTGTTGTGGAGAAGCAGGAAATCTACTATTGACCCAGAAGGCACCTCGGAATTAGCTGCCGGAAAATTGCTTCATTATGGCCGCGCAGAACTTAAACAAAGCGATCATCGACCAGTTATCGCAATTTTAGAAATTGAAGTTCTGCAAGTTAGCTATACAAAATGCATGGAAGTATTTTATGAAGTAGTAAAGGACCTTGGACCTCCTGATGCTAGCATAATCGTGCAGCCCTTCGAAGAATACAATAGTGAGGAGTCCGCCTTTGATGACAACGTCGTGGCAGCCGTTTTACAGGAATTATCTACTATTGGTGAAGTAACATTAGTTCGATTTATTGATGATGCTGCTCTAAGTATTACTTTTAGAGAAGGGCAAAATGCTTTGGCAGCTGCTCAGAAGGGACAGATATATGCTTGTTCTATCCcattacaaataactttaaagACCCCCAATTGGATCGATATCGTAAGAGCCGAAATAAATTTATGTTCCAACAATACGGTCCCTCTGTCGGGAGAAGCACAGCCTGAGAGGCCTCTTAGGTCGGCACCGCCCACCCCTCGCAGACAGCAGCCAAGTAGACCACCGGCGCCATCACCGACTCCGCTGGTGCCGTCCAGAGCGCCTGCAATAAGTCCAGCGCGACCACCGCCCCCGCGTCCAGCTCCACTCACGCCTGACGCAGGTAAGGTTACAGCACAGCCTCCGATCGCGTCGCCTCCAGCAGACAGCGTTCCGCCCCCCACGTGTGCGCCGCCGCCTCCTCCGGAGAGCAGCACGCCTCCTCCAGCTGGGCCGCCGCCACCTGTCCCTGCCAGACAGGGCGCACCGCCACCACTGCCAGCACGGCCTCGACCATCGTAA
- the LOC118265616 gene encoding polyphosphoinositide phosphatase isoform X2: protein MSKQNIMFHPIISSIQRIALYETKARFYLIGSNNTETRFRVLKIDRTDPRELILVDDKFEYNKQEIHQLLNMIGFGNRMGRTGLNKLVSAFGIVGFIRFLEGYYIILVTKRRKVAVIGSHTIYKIEDTATIYIPNESSKPPHPDEQRYLKMFLAIDLSTNFYYSYSYDITHTLQMNMAPPRQLAPALFPKPVTAAVYQSRSSSNQEPEDKCECHKYDENDEDIFETWKSQLEQRQKSGRLRLDFGVRSVPEWRFVWNSHLLSAVHSHLHPDWILYIVHGFVEQSNLNIFGRPIYLTLIARRSNRYAGTRFLKRGANMHGDVANEVETEQIVHDSMVSSFAAGRFSSFVQMRGSIPSYWSQDVSKMVPKPQIAIDLSDPFAEIPGKHLNNLMRRYGSPIMFLNLVKKREKKKHESLLTDVISNGIKYLNQFLPPEHAVQYYHLDMARTNKRSDAKVLDKLSAIARTVVRKTGIFLSSNWYGEVTGVPGHQGGKLQTGLVRVNCVDCLDRTNTAQFAIGKCVLAHQLYALGLIGEPNIEFDSDCARLLEGLYEDHGDTLALQYGGSQLVHRIKTYRKTAPWSSHGNDIMQTLSRYYSNTFSDAEKQNTMNLFLGLFIPDPSRPPIWEYQTDYYLHHPEAMVYIPRNSSLTKWWDDDVVRHLPLPCNEMRKLCCEIIGMQGDSSNTIEMVDAYNDYNRPFEYTVLMECFEFKMFHTLRDLAPTFSESFSPFIVRGRSGVGPTKGPTSKNPVISGRSSTTSNNSSDSNGDSSTDDDLTNSTPSARFSVPSPLTMVAKILKAKEVEETPMFPAIKRINRIALKEPSKRDRVMYNRYVNFERRSNPRYKSDIHIVMTVNSAFTIDSSVDVIPPTVSKASREIYREYVQRGSGNVKVNINSMTCYQKYVNFSL, encoded by the exons CAGCTCCTCAACATGATAGGGTTTGGAAACAGGATGGGTAGGACTGGACTCAATAAACTGGTGTCAGCATTTGGGATTGTTG GTTTCATAAGATTCTTAGAAGGTTACTACATAATACTAGTAACTAAGAGAAGAAAAGTCGCTGTTATCGGTTCACACACCATATACAAAATAGAAGACACTGCAACAATATACATTCCAAATGAGAGTAGTAAGCCTCCACACCCAGATGAACAGAGATACTTGAAGATGTTCCTGGCCATAGATCTGTCGACCAACTTCTACTACAGCTATAGCTATGACATCACACACACACTACAAATGAACATGGCACCTCCGAGACAACTCGCTCCAGCGTTGTTCCCTAAACCTGTAACAGCTGCCGTTTACCAGTCCAGGTCAAGTAGCAACCAAGAACCAGAAGACAAATGTGAATGTCACAAATATGATGAAAATGACGAAGATATATTTGAAACTTGGAAGAGTCAATTGGAACAACGGCAAAAGTCTGG TCGTCTGAGGCTAGACTTTGGTGTGCGCTCAGTGCCTGAATGGCGGTTTGTATGGAACAGTCATTTGCTGTCAGCAGTACACTCGCATCTCCACCCTGACTGGATCCTGTACATAGTCCATGGTTTTGTAGAACAGAGTAACTTGAATATATTTGGCCGACCCATATACCTCACTCTCATAGCTAGAAGAAGCAACAGATATGCAGGTACGAGGTTCCTCAAAAGAGGTGCAAACATGCATGGAGATGTTGCTAATGAGGTTGAGACTGAACAAATTGTTCATGATTCTATGGTATCATCATTTGCTGCAGGCAG ATTCAGTTCCTTTGTCCAGATGAGAGGTTCCATACCAAGTTATTGGTCTCAAGATGTTTCAAAAATGGTACCAAAGCCACAGATTGCAATAGACTTGAGTGATCCATTTGCTGAAATACCTGGGAAGCATTTGAACAATTTAATGAGAAGATATGGCTCTCCaattatgtttttgaatttaGTTAAGAAGAGAGAAAAGAAGAAACATGAATCTTTGTTGACTGATGTGATAAGTAATGGGATAAAGTATTTGAATCAGTTCCTGCCTCCTGAACATGCTGTACAGTACTATCACTTGGATATGGCGCGAACAAATAAAAGATCTGATGCTAAAGTCTTGGACAA attgTCTGCCATTGCTCGTACTGTAGTTCGTAAGACTGGTATATTTCTAAGTTCTAACTGGTACGGCGAAGTGACAGGAGTGCCTGGCCACCAAGGCGGCAAGTTGCAGACTGGGCTAGTGCGCGTCAACTGTGTGGACTGCCTGGACAGAACTAATACTGCACAATTCGCTATTGGAAAATGTGTGTTAGCGCATCAG TTATATGCCTTGGGACTTATAGGAGAACCTAACATAGAATTCGATTCAGACTGCGCCCGGCTTCTTGAAGGACTATACGAAGACCACGGCGATACTCTAGCTTTGCAATACGGAGGGTCGCAATTAGTACACAG AATAAAAACTTATCGTAAGACTGCGCCATGGTCGTCACACGGTAACGATATAATGCAGACTTTAAGTAGATACTACTCCAACACGTTCTCTGACGCTGAGAAACAAAATACAATGAATTTGTTCCTTGGGCTGTTCATACCAGACCCGTCCCGACCACCAATTTGGGAGTACCAGACTGATTACTATCTACACCATCCAGAAGCAATGGTGTATATTCCTAGGAACAG TTCCTTAACAAAATGGTGGGATGATGACGTGGTCCGGCACTTGCCTCTGCCGTGCAACGAGATGAGGAAGCTGTGTTGTGAGATCATTGGCATGCAGGGCGATAGTAGCAACACTATTGAGATGGTCGACGCTTACAACGATTATAACAGGCCCTTCGAATATACCGTGCTCATGGAGTGTTTTGAATTCAAG ATGTTCCACACACTCCGAGACCTGGCCCCGACGTTTTCAGAGAGTTTCAGTCCGTTCATAGTGCGCGGCCGGTCCGGCGTGGGGCCGACTAAGGGGCCCACATCCAAGAACCCGGTCATCAGTGGCCGATCCAGCACCACTTCTAATAATTCTAGCGA CTCCAATGGGGATTCATCAACTGATGATGACTTGACGAACTCGACTCCAAGCGCCCGGTTCTCAGTGCCATCACCACTCACAATGGTGGCGAAGATATTAAAAGCCAAAGAAGTTGAAGAAACACCAATGTTCCCCGCCATCAAACGAATTAACAGGATCGCATTAAAGGAGCCCAGTAAACGAGATAGGGTCAT GTACAACCGGTACGTGAATTTCGAACGTCGTTCCAATCCCCGCTACAAGTCAGACATCCACATAGTGATGACCGTCAATAGTGCGTTTACTATCGACAGTTCTGTGGACGTTATTCCGCCGACCGTGTCCAAAGCATCACGCGAAATATATCGCGAATATGTCCAAAGAGGTTCCGGAAACGTTAAAGTGAATATAAATTCTATGACATGTTACCAGAAATATGTTAATTTCAGTCTATAA
- the LOC118265616 gene encoding polyphosphoinositide phosphatase isoform X1 yields the protein MSKQNIMFHPIISSIQRIALYETKARFYLIGSNNTETRFRVLKIDRTDPRELILVDDKFEYNKQEIHQLLNMIGFGNRMGRTGLNKLVSAFGIVGFIRFLEGYYIILVTKRRKVAVIGSHTIYKIEDTATIYIPNESSKPPHPDEQRYLKMFLAIDLSTNFYYSYSYDITHTLQMNMAPPRQLAPALFPKPVTAAVYQSRSSSNQEPEDKCECHKYDENDEDIFETWKSQLEQRQKSGNSRLRLDFGVRSVPEWRFVWNSHLLSAVHSHLHPDWILYIVHGFVEQSNLNIFGRPIYLTLIARRSNRYAGTRFLKRGANMHGDVANEVETEQIVHDSMVSSFAAGRFSSFVQMRGSIPSYWSQDVSKMVPKPQIAIDLSDPFAEIPGKHLNNLMRRYGSPIMFLNLVKKREKKKHESLLTDVISNGIKYLNQFLPPEHAVQYYHLDMARTNKRSDAKVLDKLSAIARTVVRKTGIFLSSNWYGEVTGVPGHQGGKLQTGLVRVNCVDCLDRTNTAQFAIGKCVLAHQLYALGLIGEPNIEFDSDCARLLEGLYEDHGDTLALQYGGSQLVHRIKTYRKTAPWSSHGNDIMQTLSRYYSNTFSDAEKQNTMNLFLGLFIPDPSRPPIWEYQTDYYLHHPEAMVYIPRNSSLTKWWDDDVVRHLPLPCNEMRKLCCEIIGMQGDSSNTIEMVDAYNDYNRPFEYTVLMECFEFKMFHTLRDLAPTFSESFSPFIVRGRSGVGPTKGPTSKNPVISGRSSTTSNNSSDSNGDSSTDDDLTNSTPSARFSVPSPLTMVAKILKAKEVEETPMFPAIKRINRIALKEPSKRDRVMYNRYVNFERRSNPRYKSDIHIVMTVNSAFTIDSSVDVIPPTVSKASREIYREYVQRGSGNVKVNINSMTCYQKYVNFSL from the exons CAGCTCCTCAACATGATAGGGTTTGGAAACAGGATGGGTAGGACTGGACTCAATAAACTGGTGTCAGCATTTGGGATTGTTG GTTTCATAAGATTCTTAGAAGGTTACTACATAATACTAGTAACTAAGAGAAGAAAAGTCGCTGTTATCGGTTCACACACCATATACAAAATAGAAGACACTGCAACAATATACATTCCAAATGAGAGTAGTAAGCCTCCACACCCAGATGAACAGAGATACTTGAAGATGTTCCTGGCCATAGATCTGTCGACCAACTTCTACTACAGCTATAGCTATGACATCACACACACACTACAAATGAACATGGCACCTCCGAGACAACTCGCTCCAGCGTTGTTCCCTAAACCTGTAACAGCTGCCGTTTACCAGTCCAGGTCAAGTAGCAACCAAGAACCAGAAGACAAATGTGAATGTCACAAATATGATGAAAATGACGAAGATATATTTGAAACTTGGAAGAGTCAATTGGAACAACGGCAAAAGTCTGG CAACAGTCGTCTGAGGCTAGACTTTGGTGTGCGCTCAGTGCCTGAATGGCGGTTTGTATGGAACAGTCATTTGCTGTCAGCAGTACACTCGCATCTCCACCCTGACTGGATCCTGTACATAGTCCATGGTTTTGTAGAACAGAGTAACTTGAATATATTTGGCCGACCCATATACCTCACTCTCATAGCTAGAAGAAGCAACAGATATGCAGGTACGAGGTTCCTCAAAAGAGGTGCAAACATGCATGGAGATGTTGCTAATGAGGTTGAGACTGAACAAATTGTTCATGATTCTATGGTATCATCATTTGCTGCAGGCAG ATTCAGTTCCTTTGTCCAGATGAGAGGTTCCATACCAAGTTATTGGTCTCAAGATGTTTCAAAAATGGTACCAAAGCCACAGATTGCAATAGACTTGAGTGATCCATTTGCTGAAATACCTGGGAAGCATTTGAACAATTTAATGAGAAGATATGGCTCTCCaattatgtttttgaatttaGTTAAGAAGAGAGAAAAGAAGAAACATGAATCTTTGTTGACTGATGTGATAAGTAATGGGATAAAGTATTTGAATCAGTTCCTGCCTCCTGAACATGCTGTACAGTACTATCACTTGGATATGGCGCGAACAAATAAAAGATCTGATGCTAAAGTCTTGGACAA attgTCTGCCATTGCTCGTACTGTAGTTCGTAAGACTGGTATATTTCTAAGTTCTAACTGGTACGGCGAAGTGACAGGAGTGCCTGGCCACCAAGGCGGCAAGTTGCAGACTGGGCTAGTGCGCGTCAACTGTGTGGACTGCCTGGACAGAACTAATACTGCACAATTCGCTATTGGAAAATGTGTGTTAGCGCATCAG TTATATGCCTTGGGACTTATAGGAGAACCTAACATAGAATTCGATTCAGACTGCGCCCGGCTTCTTGAAGGACTATACGAAGACCACGGCGATACTCTAGCTTTGCAATACGGAGGGTCGCAATTAGTACACAG AATAAAAACTTATCGTAAGACTGCGCCATGGTCGTCACACGGTAACGATATAATGCAGACTTTAAGTAGATACTACTCCAACACGTTCTCTGACGCTGAGAAACAAAATACAATGAATTTGTTCCTTGGGCTGTTCATACCAGACCCGTCCCGACCACCAATTTGGGAGTACCAGACTGATTACTATCTACACCATCCAGAAGCAATGGTGTATATTCCTAGGAACAG TTCCTTAACAAAATGGTGGGATGATGACGTGGTCCGGCACTTGCCTCTGCCGTGCAACGAGATGAGGAAGCTGTGTTGTGAGATCATTGGCATGCAGGGCGATAGTAGCAACACTATTGAGATGGTCGACGCTTACAACGATTATAACAGGCCCTTCGAATATACCGTGCTCATGGAGTGTTTTGAATTCAAG ATGTTCCACACACTCCGAGACCTGGCCCCGACGTTTTCAGAGAGTTTCAGTCCGTTCATAGTGCGCGGCCGGTCCGGCGTGGGGCCGACTAAGGGGCCCACATCCAAGAACCCGGTCATCAGTGGCCGATCCAGCACCACTTCTAATAATTCTAGCGA CTCCAATGGGGATTCATCAACTGATGATGACTTGACGAACTCGACTCCAAGCGCCCGGTTCTCAGTGCCATCACCACTCACAATGGTGGCGAAGATATTAAAAGCCAAAGAAGTTGAAGAAACACCAATGTTCCCCGCCATCAAACGAATTAACAGGATCGCATTAAAGGAGCCCAGTAAACGAGATAGGGTCAT GTACAACCGGTACGTGAATTTCGAACGTCGTTCCAATCCCCGCTACAAGTCAGACATCCACATAGTGATGACCGTCAATAGTGCGTTTACTATCGACAGTTCTGTGGACGTTATTCCGCCGACCGTGTCCAAAGCATCACGCGAAATATATCGCGAATATGTCCAAAGAGGTTCCGGAAACGTTAAAGTGAATATAAATTCTATGACATGTTACCAGAAATATGTTAATTTCAGTCTATAA
- the LOC118265615 gene encoding cytochrome c oxidase subunit 7A2, mitochondrial, producing the protein MYHQLSRVTGRLVASTHLQSPLFPVAPVALQRVEPPTIQYNTSHMSTVAETCPAPGKTKLIPGTNTPYARMSEKIIQRQKQFQKEDDVPVFLKGGPADGILYRLTMALCIVGLLGVGHTIYTHAVPKK; encoded by the exons ATGTATCATCAACTTAGCCGAGTTACTGGCAGGCTGGTGGCTTCAACCCACCTGCAAAGCCCACTGTTCCCCGTG GCACCCGTTGCTTTGCAACGAGTGGAGCCCCCGACTATCCAGTACAACACTTCGCACATGTCAACTGTTGCTGAGACGTGCCCAGCTCCTGGCAAGACTAAGTTGATCCCCGGCACCAACACTCCTTACGCTCGTATGTCTGAGAAGATCATCCAGCGACAGAAACAATTCCAG AAAGAGGATGATGTCCCCGTGTTCCTGAAGGGAGGTCCCGCTGATGGTATCCTGTACCGTTTGACCATGGCTCTCTGCATCGTTGGGCTCCTTGGTGTCGGCCACACCATCTACACCCACGCTGTACCCAAGAAGTAA